In the Phaseolus vulgaris cultivar G19833 chromosome 7, P. vulgaris v2.0, whole genome shotgun sequence genome, one interval contains:
- the LOC137830090 gene encoding rhodanese-like domain-containing protein 6 isoform X1, translating to MSEEKDREQYGVLLYYNYAEIPDLNNLLTFYHSNCSSLNLRGRVRLSSHGVNVTVGGNFSSLESHIEALKAYNSLFHNTDFKLATCHHPINDKVSQECGFTSLSIRIVDELVTLSSHPLSKAPDVSNAGRHLSALDFHSSLHNANNESPESGLVLLDARNLYETRIGKFHVPNVETLDPEVRQYSDLSSWIDDNGDRLKGKNILMYCTGGIRCEMASAYIKSKGAGFENVFQLFGGIQRYLEQFPDGGFFKGKNFVFDHRISVGSSDANVIGTCLICQSSFDDYTTRCRCTYCRMLVLVCHSCQNESTVYVCELCQKQGKAVKSTQLIENGESKTSLSASEFHNFSSDAICLPRLPRGDGDDPRTSRKLRILCLHGFRQNASSFKGRTASLAKKLKKITEFVFIDAPHELPFIYQPPMLEPNVNCASSLPSSPPPPLENCKKKFAWFVPPNFDGSSGVDWKVADGPFDPLQYQQQTDGYDISLSHLKNVFSQEGPFDGILGFSQGAAMTALISALQEELKGEMDFKFVVLCSGFALRMKAMECGPIKCPSLHIFGNEHGKDRQIANQISKELASLYNSDCSAIVEHDSGHIIPTRPPYIDEIKDFLSRFL from the exons ATGTCCGAAGAGAAAGACAGAGAGCAGTACGGAGTGCTCCTTTACTACAATTACGCTGAAATTCCAGACCTCAACAACCTCCTTACCTTCTACCACTCCAACTGCTCCTCCCTCAACCTACGAGGTCGTGTTCGCCTTTCTTCCCATGGCGTCAATGTCACT GTCGGTGGCAACTTCTCCTCTCTCGAGTCCCACATCGAGGCCCTCAAAGCCTACAACTCCTTGTTTCACAACACTGATTTCAAGCTCGCCACGTGTCATCACCCAATAAACGACAAAGTTTCCCAGGAGTGTGGTTTCACTTCTCTCTCTATTCGGATTGTGGATGAACTTGTTACTCTCAGTTCTCATCCACTGTCAAAAGCGCCAGATGTCTCCAATGCTGGAAGGCATCTATCTGCACTTGACTTCCATTCTTCCCTTCACAATGCCA ACAACGAGAGTCCAGAAAGCGGCCTTGTTTTACTTGATGCAAGGAATCTGTATGAAACAAGAATTGGGAAGTTTCACGTGCCGAATGTTGAGACTTTGGATCCAGAAGTTAGGCAGTATAGTGATTTGTCCTCATGGATAGATGATAATGGTGACCGGTTGAAGGGAAAAAATATCCTCAT GTATTGTACTGGTGGAATTCGGTGTGAGATGGCATCAGCATATATAAAGTCTAAAGGTGCTGGGTTTGAGAATGTGTTTCAG TTATTTGGTGGCATACAACGGTATTTGGAGCAATTCCCAGATGGTGGGTTTTTCAAAGGAAAGAATTTTGTATTTGACCACCG GATATCTGTTGGAAGTTCAGATGCTAATGTTATTGGTACCTGCCTTATATGTCAAAGTTCATTTGATGATTACACTACTCGCTGCCGGTGTACTTATTGCAGAATGCTTGTTTTGGTTTGCCATAGTTGCCAG AATGAATCTACCGTGTATGTTTGTGAGCTATGTCAGAAACAGGGCAAGGCCGTCAAGTCAACACAGTtaattgaaaatggtgaatCAAAAACATCATTGTCAGCTTCCGAGTTCCACAATTTTTCTTCAGATGCTATATGTTTGCCTCGATTGCCCAGGGGTGATGGTGATG ATCCAAGGACCTCAAGAAAACTGAGAATCTTGTGCTTGCATGGGTTTCGGCAGAATGCATCCAGTTTCAAAGGAAGAACAGCATCACTAGCCAAGAAACTAAAGAAAATAACTGAATTTGTTTTTATTGATGCTCCCCACGAATTGCCATTCATTTACCAACCCCCCATGTTAGAGCCCAATGTAAATTGTGCATCGTCATTGCCATCTAGTCCTCCACCACCATTGGAGAATTGCAAGAAGAAGTTTGCATGGTTTGTGCCACCCAACTTTGATGGAAGCAGTGGTGTTGACTGGAAGGTAGCAGATGGCCCATTTGATCCACTTCAATACCAGCAGCAAACTGATGGATACGATATTTCACTATCACACTTGAAGAATGTCTTTTCCCAGGAAGGCCCATTTGATGGAATCTTGGGATTTTCACAGGGAGCAGCAATGACTGCCTTAATCTCTGCACTACAAGAAGAGCTGAAAGGTGAAATGGACTTCAAATTTGTAGTCTTGTGCTCTGGCTTTGCTCTCCGGATGAAAGCGATGGAGTGTGGCCCTATCAAATGTCCTTCTCTTCATATTTTTGGTAATGAACATGGTAAAGACAGACAAATAGCTAACCAAATAAGCAAGGAACTTGCTTCTCTATATAACAGTGATTGTTCTGCGATCGTTGAGCATGACAGTGGTCATATAATTCCTACCCGGCCCCCTTACATTGATGAGATCAAGGATTTCCTTAGTCGCTTTCTGTAG
- the LOC137830090 gene encoding rhodanese-like domain-containing protein 6 isoform X2: MSEEKDREQYGVLLYYNYAEIPDLNNLLTFYHSNCSSLNLRGRVRLSSHGVNVTVGGNFSSLESHIEALKAYNSLFHNTDFKLATCHHPINDKVSQECGFTSLSIRIVDELVTLSSHPLSKAPDVSNAGRHLSALDFHSSLHNANNESPESGLVLLDARNLYETRIGKFHVPNVETLDPEVRQYSDLSSWIDDNGDRLKGKNILMYCTGGIRCEMASAYIKSKGAGFENVFQLFGGIQRYLEQFPDGGFFKGKNFVFDHRISVGSSDANVIGTCLICQSSFDDYTTRCRCTYCRMLVLVCHSCQNESTVYVCELCQKQGKAVKSTQLIENGESKTSLSASEFHNFSSDAICLPRLPRGDGDGKIQGPQEN; encoded by the exons ATGTCCGAAGAGAAAGACAGAGAGCAGTACGGAGTGCTCCTTTACTACAATTACGCTGAAATTCCAGACCTCAACAACCTCCTTACCTTCTACCACTCCAACTGCTCCTCCCTCAACCTACGAGGTCGTGTTCGCCTTTCTTCCCATGGCGTCAATGTCACT GTCGGTGGCAACTTCTCCTCTCTCGAGTCCCACATCGAGGCCCTCAAAGCCTACAACTCCTTGTTTCACAACACTGATTTCAAGCTCGCCACGTGTCATCACCCAATAAACGACAAAGTTTCCCAGGAGTGTGGTTTCACTTCTCTCTCTATTCGGATTGTGGATGAACTTGTTACTCTCAGTTCTCATCCACTGTCAAAAGCGCCAGATGTCTCCAATGCTGGAAGGCATCTATCTGCACTTGACTTCCATTCTTCCCTTCACAATGCCA ACAACGAGAGTCCAGAAAGCGGCCTTGTTTTACTTGATGCAAGGAATCTGTATGAAACAAGAATTGGGAAGTTTCACGTGCCGAATGTTGAGACTTTGGATCCAGAAGTTAGGCAGTATAGTGATTTGTCCTCATGGATAGATGATAATGGTGACCGGTTGAAGGGAAAAAATATCCTCAT GTATTGTACTGGTGGAATTCGGTGTGAGATGGCATCAGCATATATAAAGTCTAAAGGTGCTGGGTTTGAGAATGTGTTTCAG TTATTTGGTGGCATACAACGGTATTTGGAGCAATTCCCAGATGGTGGGTTTTTCAAAGGAAAGAATTTTGTATTTGACCACCG GATATCTGTTGGAAGTTCAGATGCTAATGTTATTGGTACCTGCCTTATATGTCAAAGTTCATTTGATGATTACACTACTCGCTGCCGGTGTACTTATTGCAGAATGCTTGTTTTGGTTTGCCATAGTTGCCAG AATGAATCTACCGTGTATGTTTGTGAGCTATGTCAGAAACAGGGCAAGGCCGTCAAGTCAACACAGTtaattgaaaatggtgaatCAAAAACATCATTGTCAGCTTCCGAGTTCCACAATTTTTCTTCAGATGCTATATGTTTGCCTCGATTGCCCAGGGGTGATGGTGATGGTAAG ATCCAAGGACCTCAAGAAAACTGA